A genomic segment from Aspergillus puulaauensis MK2 DNA, chromosome 1, nearly complete sequence encodes:
- the NAT1_1 gene encoding arylamine N-acetyltransferase family protein (COG:Q;~EggNog:ENOG410PKHI;~InterPro:IPR001447,IPR038765;~PFAM:PF00797;~go_function: GO:0016407 - acetyltransferase activity [Evidence IEA]), producing the protein MPASPPTLSTNQLDVYLQRVKYDHNTAASQNDSSRVEHLKDSVKQNPLAALTDLQRLHLASIPWGNSALHYSKHHSISVDPTCVFEKLVVRRRDGYCMENTNLFYTVLRSLGYQVYPAGGRVSRAVTTGNSADEGYICLSHMVLIATIAGQRYLVDVGFGRNNPTSPLPLQENVSATSIPPEEVSLNKAPLAEFVDQTQKVWVYCARSNPESAWIPQYSFTEAEFLPADFAMMSYFTSTSPEMPFTQKLAFRRVILDEQTLKPVGLYILAGREVKRVLRGETEVMETFKMEEDRVHALAEYFDMHFERHEIEGIRGLPSEIK; encoded by the exons ATGCCTGCCAGCCCTCCCACTCTGTCCACGAACCAATTAGACGTATATCTCCAGCGCGTTAAATATGATCACAACACCGCTGCTTCGCAAAATGATTCTTCCCGCGTCGAGCATCTTAAAGATTCCGTGAAGCAGAATCCACTAGCGGCTCTGACGGACCTACAACGACTCCACCTGGCCTCTATCCCATGGGGAAACTCGGCCCTGCATTACTCGAAGCACCATTCCATTTCCGTCGATCCTACCTGTGTCTTTGAGAAGCTGGTCGTCCGCCGTCGCGATGGCTATTGCATGGAAAATACCAATCTCTTTTACACGGTTTTGCGTTCCCTGGGTTATCAGGTCTATCCGGCAGGGGGGCGCGTCAGTCGCGCAGTCACTACAGGGAATTCAGCCGATGAGGGTTATATATGCCT GAGCCATATGGTGCTTATCGCGACTATAGCTGGTCAAAGATATTTG GTTGATGTTGGTTTCGGCCGCAACAATCCTACCAGTCCATTGCCATTGCAGGAGAACGTCTCAGCAACATCAATCCCGCCGGAGGAGGTTTCCCTGAACAAGGCGCCTCTGGCCGAATTCGTGGACCAGACACAGAAGGTCTGGGTCTACTGCGCCCGCAGCAACCCCGAAAGCGCGTGGATTCCGCAATACTCGTTCACAGAGGCTGAATTCCTGCCCGCGGATTTCGCCATGATGAGCTATTTTACGAGTACGAGTCCGGAAATGCCGTTTACGCAGAAGTTGGCTTTTCGGCGGGTCATCCTGGATGAGCAGACTCTTAAACCGGTTGGgctttatattctagctGGGAGAGAAGTCAAGAGGGTGCTTCGTGGGGAGACTGAAGTTATGGAGACGTtcaagatggaagaagataGAGTCCACGCACTGGCTGAATACTTTGATATGCACTTTGAGAGACATGAGATTGAGGGGATTCGTGGGTTGCCTTCAGAGATTAAATAA